ATTCGGCGGGCACAACTAACGAAAACTCCGATTAAGACGAGGCAGATAAACAGGTTAGATGCGGCGAAGACGCTCTCCTTGCTCAAGTCCGGCGAGATTTTGTCGATAAGCATTAAGAGCAGGATTGCCCCGTCTCCAGCGGGTATGGAAGCGGATCAAGTCTGACAGACGCCGCAGAAGCCCCCCTCTCAGGAAGGATGCCCTGACAAGTGGACCGATCAGCTATTTAGGGGAAACAAAGGCAGGAAGGAATTGAAACAGGACTGCTACCGGCAGCTAAACGGGGCTAGTTTGGGTTAGCCTTCTACGACGCGGGCAGGAGCCACGGAAGAGACACGGGCGGCGCGAACCTGGTTAGCATGGATACGGAAGAGCTCGAAGAGGGAGACGCAGACGCCGTAGGCGATCAGAACCCCGGCGGCGAGCGATGCGAGCACAGCACAGACAAGTACGATTGAAGTCACAACCCAGCTCCTCATGGATACAGCTACATCGGTTCTATCGGCAGCAAACAATCCGAGATGAGCCAACGTATAAAGTTATTGTCGCAAACCTTTGCATGACACCCCTGTGAATCTTTTCCGGGGGAACAAACCTGGTGTTAGTGAACTCGGTACACTGAGTCACTCAGCGGCATATTTACGGTCAAACGGATAGATGCCGTATCCTTAGATTTGGTCGTCTGCTGACCTACGCCGCTTATGAAGCCCGAACCAATCCGTACACTCCCGGCCATACCCCGCCCCCAGCGCGCGGGGATTACGCACATCACCGTGCGCGGAGCACGCCAGCACAACCTGAAGAACGTGGACGTGACGATCCCGCGCAACACCCTGACGGTCGTCACCGGCCTATCGGGCTCGGGCAAGTCGTCGCTCGCCTTCGACACCATCTACGCCGAGGGCCAGCGCCGCTACGTCGAGACGCTCTCGGCCTACGCGCGCCAGTTCCTCGACCAGATGGAGCGGCCCGACGTCGACTCCATCGACGGCCTCTCGCCCGCCATCTCCATCGAGCAGAAGACCACCTCGCGCAGCCCGCGCTCCACCGTCGGCACCATCACCGAGATCTACGACTACCTGCGCCTGCTCTACGCCAGCGTGGGCCAGCCGCACTGCCCCAACTGCGGGCGGACGATCTCGCGCCAGAGTGCCGAGCAGATCGTGGAGCGGATCGCCGCGCAGGCTCCGGGCGAGCGCATCACCGTCTACGCGCCCATCGTGCGCGGGCGCAAGGGTGAGTTCCGCGAGGAGCTGGAGGCGCTGGACCAGCAGGGCTTCCGCGCGCGCATCGACGGCGAGATGGTCGAGCTGACCGAAGGGATGCGGCTCGAGAAGCGCAAGAACCATACGATTGAGGCGATCGTCGATCGCATCATCCTGAAGCCGCTGCCGCCGAACCCCGACGATGTGAACGAGACGCTGGCGGGCGCTCCGCCGAAGTACGACACCCGCCGCCTAGAAACGTCGGTTCAGAAGGCCCTGCAGATGGCCAACGGGCTGGTCCTGATCGGCATTCAAGGTTCGAGCCGCGACGTGCAGGAGGAGACGCTCTACTCCTCGTCGATGGCCTGCCCAGACTGCGGCATCAACGTGCCCAAGCTCGAGCCGCGCAGCTTCTCTTTCAACTCCACCTACGGGGCCTGCCCCGAGTGCCACGGCCTCGGCTCGATCTACGACTTCGACCCCGGCAAGACCATCACCGACTGGTCGAAGCCGCTGCTCGACGGCGCGATGGGACCCGGCTCCGGCTCGCAGTACCTGCTGCGGCTCATCAAGCTGGCCGCCGATAAATACAAGATCAACCTGAAGCAGCCCTTCAGCGACCTGAGCGTGGACCAGCGCAACCTGCTGCTCTACGGCCCGCCCGAGAACGAGGCTCGCCGCACCGGCTTCCACGGCATCTTCGCCTACCTGCGCTCGAACCTCGAGGAGACCAAATCCGAGGGCTACCGCGAGTACATGATGCAGTACATGTCCGCGACGACGTGCCCGCGCTGCCAGGGCAGGCGGCTCAGGCCGGAGTCGCTCGCGGTGACCGTGCCGGTTGCGAGCGAGGCGCTCTCCATCGCCGACTTCACCGGCCTCTCGCTCGAGCGTGCCCTCAAGGGTGCGCGGGCGATGGCCTTCATGGGCCGCGACCGCATCATCGCCGACCGGCTGCAACGCGAGGTCATCGAGCGGCTCGAGTTCCTGAACGCGGTCGGCCTGGGCTACCTCTCGCTCGACCGCTCGGCGGCGACGCTCTCGGGCGGCGAGGGCCAGCGCATCCGGCTGGCGACGCAGATCGGCTCGCGCCTGCGCGGCGTGCTCTACGTGCTCGATGAGCCATCCATCGGCCTGCATCAGCGCGACAACCAACGGCTCATCACGGCGCTCGAATCCTTGCGCGACCTCGGCAACACGGTGCTGGTGGTCGAGCACGATGAAGACACCATGCGCAAGGCCGACTACCTGATCGATATCGGCCCCGGCGCGGGCAAGGCGGGCGGCTACATTATGGCCTCGGGCACACCCGCCGAGATCATGGCCAACCCGGCCTCGATCACGGGCCAGTACCTCGCGGGCAACATCGAGATCGTCACGCGGCCCGCACGCCTTCTCGAAGACGGCAGTGAGGACAAGACCGCGCGGCCTCTGACCGGGCGCTGGCTCACCGTCGAAGACGCCCGCTCGCACAACCTGCAAAACGTCACCGCGCACTTCCCCATCGGCATTATGACCGTGGTGACGGGCGTCAGCGGATCTGGCAAATCGAGCCTCGTAAACGACATCCTCTACCGCGCGCTGGCCAAGGAGCTGTACGGCTCGCGCGAAGAGCCTGGCCAGCACGGTAAGGTCACCGGCATCGACCAACTCGACAAGGTCATCCAGATCGACCAGTCGCCGATTGGCCGCACGCCGCGCTCGAACCCCGCGACGTACACCGGCGTCTTCACCGCCATCCGCGACCTCTTCGCCATGCTGCCGGAGTCGCGCGAACGCGGCTACAAGCCGGGTCGCTTCTCGTTCAACGTACAGGGCGGACGCTGCGAGGCCTGCCAAGGCGAGGGACAGCGGCGCATCGAGATGAACTTCCTGCCCGACGTCTACGTGCTCTGCGAAGTATGTAACGGTCGCCGTTACAATCAGGAGACGCTCGCGGTCCGGTTCAACGGCTACTCCATCGCCGATATCCTCGATCTTGCCATCGCCGACGCGGTGCCGGTCCTCAAGGACATTCCGACCGTGGCCGTGAAGCTGCAAACACTGGTCGATGTGGGCCTCGGCTACATTCATCTGGGCCAGTCGGCCACCACGCTCTCGGGCGGCGAGGCGCAGCGCATGAAGCTGGCGCGCGAGCTATCGAAGCGCCAGACAGGACGCACACTCTACCTGCTTGACGAACCGACCACGGGGTTGCACTTCGACGACGTTCGCAAGCTGCTGGAGGTACTGCACCGGCTCACCGACCTGGGCAACACCATCGTCATCATCGAGCACAACCTCGATATCATCCGCAACGCCGACTACCTGATCGACATGGGTCCGGAGGGCGGAGAGGGCGGCGGCCAGATGGTGGGTCACGGCACGCCGGAGCAGCTCGCGACCGTAGCCGGATCGCACACCGGAGCCTTCCTGCGGCGGCACTTCAACTCCATCGGGATGAAGATTCCTCTCAGTGAAAACTTCGCCGGAGCGCAGCCCACGAGCATCAAGGCCGAGGCCGACCGCATCAAGGCGGCGCGTCCGGCGTTCGTGGCTCCAGAGAAGAAAACCGGTGTGCCGACAGCAAAGGCTAAGTCAGTCGAGCCAACACCCAAAAAGACCGCGGTTAAAAAGACAGTGGCGAAGAAAGCGGCGGCGAAGAAAACCGCAAAGGCCAAGGGATGACCTCCGAGCTTGCATCTACGCAATCTTCGGAAGAGCCGGTAGCAGCGCCGCCGGTCCATCCCCGTGTGCCGCACTTCGGCCACGTACTTCTGTTCCTGGTGCTGGCAGCGACGATGCTGTTCGTGGCCCAGGCACTGGTCGTAGCCGCAGTCGGCACCAGCAGCCATGACCTCATGGCCCTCGTTCAGAACCAGCGTCTGCAACTGGCGACCATGACGATTGGCTACCTGCTGACGCTCCTCGCGTGCTGGTTTCTCTTCACTCGCATGTGGGAGCGTCCGTTCCTCGAAGGCATCCAATGGAACGGCGCAACCGCGCTGCGTCATGCACCAAAGTTGATCCCGATCGGCTTCGTGCTGGGCTGGTCGGTGCAGGCGGTCGAAAGCCTTATCACCCTGCCCAGCTCGATCCCGATGGATGAGTTCTTCAAGAACGCATCAGTCGTGTGGGCGCTCACCGTGTTCGGTACACTACTCGCGCCGATGTTCGAAGAGATCGCCTTCCGCGGCTTTCTCTTCCCCGCCCTGGCGATCGCATGGGACTGGACGCGACTAAAGCGTACGCCCGAGTCCTACGCGCAGTGGAGATCGACCGACACGCTCAGCACCGAAGCCGTACTCATCAGCGGCTTGGTTTCGAGCGCAATCTTCGCGCTGATCCACGCCGCACAACTCGGCTACACCTGGGCCGCCGTGGCTGTGCTCATGGTCGTCTCACTGGCTCTGACGTGGGTGCGCGTGCGGCTCCGCTCGGTGGCGGCATCGGCCCTCGTACACTCCTGCTACAACCTCTCGGTCTTCATCACGCTGATGATAAGCACCGGCGGCTACAGGCATCTGGAGCGCATGGCGCAGTAGGCACATCGTGCTGCCTCCCAATGTCCGGTAATCTAGGGGCATGGACATCCGCGAATCGCTCCTCAACCTGATTGCCACGCACTCCTTCAAGCTCGGCGACTTCACCCTGGCCAGCGGCAAGAAGTCGGACTACTACATCGACTGCCGCACCACCACGCTGCACGCCGAGGGCGGACGCCTGGCCGGGCTGGTCCTGTACGAGCTGATCCGCGAGCACTTCCCCTCTGCGCAGGCCGTCGGCGGCCTGACCATGGGAGCCGACCCGCTAGTCTCGAACACCGCCTCCGCGAGCGCCTGGGCCGCTGCGGATCACGCCGAGATCCTCGCGCTGGCCGAGGAGATGGAGCTTGAGTCCGAGGGCGAAGCAGCCGAAGCCCCGTCCCTGATCCATGGCTTCCTGGTACGCAAGACCGAGAAGGCGCACGGCACCGGGCGACGCGTCGAGGGCTTTCTCTCCCCCGGAGCCGATGTGGTTATCGTCGATGACGTTTGCACGACCGGCGGATCGACGATCCAGGCCATCGAAGCGACGCAGGCCGCGGGCATGAACGTGGTGGGAGTGCTCTGCCTGGTCGACCGCGAGCAGGGCGGACGGGAGAACATCGAGGCCGCCTCTGCGGGAGCACCGTTCTATGCGGTCTTCACGGCGTCCGATGTTCGCACGGCCCATATTCAAAACGGGAAGGCTTCTGTCAATCTTTAATCAAGCGCTCGGCACACTATGGTAACCTCGCTCCATTACTTGTTTCATTTTTGCCGTACTTCTTTGCCTAAAAGCCGCCCACACTTAAAACGACATCCATGCCGACGTAGCTTCTGGGGTGTGCACCGTGAATACCTTCTCAACCGTATGCCAGCTATGCAGCTGCGATGCGCTCCATCGTTCGCACTGGCGCTATTACGACTTGCCATTTCTGCTGATCGGATTCATTCCGGTCCGCTGTGGCAACTGCGGGCGACGTTCCCACGTCCGCCGCTCCGCGCTTTCGGCGGTGAGCAGGACATGAGGCGAATCGTCTAAACTGAATCAGACATGATTCCGACCCTCGAATGGCTCCCTGCTGGCGTTAATTTCCTCGATCAAACCAAGCTTCCTCTGGAAGAAACCTACGTTCTCGCGACCGATTACAAACAGGTCGCCACTGTGATCCGCGACATGATCGTGCGCGGCGCACCGGCCATCGGCGTCTCCGCCGCGATGGGCGTGGCCATCGGGATCGACCGCAGCACAGCGGCCACGCTCGTGGAGCTGACTGCCGAGGTCGACGTCATCTGCAAGACGCTGGCCGAGACCCGGCCCACTGCGGTCAACCTCTTCTGGGGCATTGACGAGATCCGCAACCTCTACAACGAGATGGTTGCGGCTGGCGCGGCTATTCCAGAGATTAAAGCGGCTGTCGTGGCCAAGTCCCGCAAGATGTACGACGAGGATATCGACGCCTGCAAGCAGATGGGACGCAACGGCGCGGCCCTGCTGCCCCAGACCGGAACCGTACTAACCCATTGCAACGCCGGGGCACTCGCGACCTGCGGCTACGGTACGGCACTGGGCGTAATCCGCGCGGCGGTCGAGGACGGACATACCATCGACGTCTTCGCGGACGAGACCCGGCCCTTCCTCCAAGGCGCTCGCCTGACCGCGTGGGAGCTAATGAAGGACAACATTCCCACAACGGTTCTGTGCGACAACATGGCCGCGTCTCTGATGCGTCAGGGCCGGATTCAGGCGGTCATCGTCGGCTCCGACCGCATCGCGGCGAACGGCGACGTCGCCAATAAGATCGGCACCTACGGCGTCGCGATCCTGGCCAAGGAGCATGGAATTCCCTTCTACGTGGCCGCCCCGTGGTCGACCGTGGACATGGCCACCGCGAACGGTGATCTCATCCCCATCGAGCAGCGCAGCGCCCGCGAGGTCACACACTCGAACGGCAAGCAGATGACTCCGGACGGCGTTGGAATCGAGAACCCCGCCTTCGATGTGACCCCGGCGAAGTACGTCACGGCGATCATCACCGAGCTGGGCGTGCTCCGCGCTCCGTACGAGGAGTCCATCAAGCAGATGGCCGAACAGAAAACTCTGGCGACTGTATAGAGGGGCGTTCACACGCCTTTTTAAGGCTTCGCCTAGCATTCCCGTTGGTCGGTACTGCCGACCAACGGGGCGCCCTCGGAAGATCATCCTTCCCCTTGCTCCGCCGGGAATCGCACGAAGTACCGAAGTACGCGATACTTGTGGGAGTGTTTCGGACTGTATTCCATCTCCGTGAACGATCGCTGCTGCGCGGAACAGTGCTGGTGCTGGTCAGCCTCGCAGTCTCCTTTGTGCTCTCGGACTTTCCTCGTAACCGTCCCAACCTGTTCCTGATCCTGCCCGTGCTCTTCTCCGTCATGGGCACCTTCGATACGGTGCGTTGCATGCAGCGGCGCTGGAACTTCTACCACGCTGGCGTTATCTTATTGATCTACATGGACTTGATGGTGATATGCCTCATCCTGTTCCTACTGCTCTACCCCTATGCGCTCTGGCTCTCCCAGACGCACTGAAGTGATACAAAAAACAGTAACTTATTACAGAGGCTGCGATATACTCGCGGAAGCTTTCATTCCAGACTGTAGGGGTTCGTTATGTTGAAAGGCTTTCGGGACTTCATTCTGCGCGGCAACGTCGTCGATCTGGCCGTCGCGGTCATCATCGGTGCGGCGTTCGCGGCCATCACCAACTCGCTCGTCAGCGACATCATCAACCCGCTCATCGCAGCCGTCATCGGCAAGCCCGATTTCTCCGCGATCGTCTGGCATGTTCATCTCTTCCACGCCGCCCAAGACCTGGCGCCAGGAGCCAAGCCGG
This is a stretch of genomic DNA from Granulicella sp. WH15. It encodes these proteins:
- the mscL gene encoding large conductance mechanosensitive channel protein MscL, producing MLKGFRDFILRGNVVDLAVAVIIGAAFAAITNSLVSDIINPLIAAVIGKPDFSAIVWHVHLFHAAQDLAPGAKPDATAGAIQVGKFLNNVISFLLNAAVVYFVIVLPMQKLLSRFKAPEAVTTKACAQCLSDIPLAATRCKFCTQPA
- the mtnA gene encoding S-methyl-5-thioribose-1-phosphate isomerase, with amino-acid sequence MIPTLEWLPAGVNFLDQTKLPLEETYVLATDYKQVATVIRDMIVRGAPAIGVSAAMGVAIGIDRSTAATLVELTAEVDVICKTLAETRPTAVNLFWGIDEIRNLYNEMVAAGAAIPEIKAAVVAKSRKMYDEDIDACKQMGRNGAALLPQTGTVLTHCNAGALATCGYGTALGVIRAAVEDGHTIDVFADETRPFLQGARLTAWELMKDNIPTTVLCDNMAASLMRQGRIQAVIVGSDRIAANGDVANKIGTYGVAILAKEHGIPFYVAAPWSTVDMATANGDLIPIEQRSAREVTHSNGKQMTPDGVGIENPAFDVTPAKYVTAIITELGVLRAPYEESIKQMAEQKTLATV
- the uvrA gene encoding excinuclease ABC subunit UvrA; translation: MKPEPIRTLPAIPRPQRAGITHITVRGARQHNLKNVDVTIPRNTLTVVTGLSGSGKSSLAFDTIYAEGQRRYVETLSAYARQFLDQMERPDVDSIDGLSPAISIEQKTTSRSPRSTVGTITEIYDYLRLLYASVGQPHCPNCGRTISRQSAEQIVERIAAQAPGERITVYAPIVRGRKGEFREELEALDQQGFRARIDGEMVELTEGMRLEKRKNHTIEAIVDRIILKPLPPNPDDVNETLAGAPPKYDTRRLETSVQKALQMANGLVLIGIQGSSRDVQEETLYSSSMACPDCGINVPKLEPRSFSFNSTYGACPECHGLGSIYDFDPGKTITDWSKPLLDGAMGPGSGSQYLLRLIKLAADKYKINLKQPFSDLSVDQRNLLLYGPPENEARRTGFHGIFAYLRSNLEETKSEGYREYMMQYMSATTCPRCQGRRLRPESLAVTVPVASEALSIADFTGLSLERALKGARAMAFMGRDRIIADRLQREVIERLEFLNAVGLGYLSLDRSAATLSGGEGQRIRLATQIGSRLRGVLYVLDEPSIGLHQRDNQRLITALESLRDLGNTVLVVEHDEDTMRKADYLIDIGPGAGKAGGYIMASGTPAEIMANPASITGQYLAGNIEIVTRPARLLEDGSEDKTARPLTGRWLTVEDARSHNLQNVTAHFPIGIMTVVTGVSGSGKSSLVNDILYRALAKELYGSREEPGQHGKVTGIDQLDKVIQIDQSPIGRTPRSNPATYTGVFTAIRDLFAMLPESRERGYKPGRFSFNVQGGRCEACQGEGQRRIEMNFLPDVYVLCEVCNGRRYNQETLAVRFNGYSIADILDLAIADAVPVLKDIPTVAVKLQTLVDVGLGYIHLGQSATTLSGGEAQRMKLARELSKRQTGRTLYLLDEPTTGLHFDDVRKLLEVLHRLTDLGNTIVIIEHNLDIIRNADYLIDMGPEGGEGGGQMVGHGTPEQLATVAGSHTGAFLRRHFNSIGMKIPLSENFAGAQPTSIKAEADRIKAARPAFVAPEKKTGVPTAKAKSVEPTPKKTAVKKTVAKKAAAKKTAKAKG
- the pyrE gene encoding orotate phosphoribosyltransferase — protein: MDIRESLLNLIATHSFKLGDFTLASGKKSDYYIDCRTTTLHAEGGRLAGLVLYELIREHFPSAQAVGGLTMGADPLVSNTASASAWAAADHAEILALAEEMELESEGEAAEAPSLIHGFLVRKTEKAHGTGRRVEGFLSPGADVVIVDDVCTTGGSTIQAIEATQAAGMNVVGVLCLVDREQGGRENIEAASAGAPFYAVFTASDVRTAHIQNGKASVNL
- a CDS encoding permease, which encodes MFRTVFHLRERSLLRGTVLVLVSLAVSFVLSDFPRNRPNLFLILPVLFSVMGTFDTVRCMQRRWNFYHAGVILLIYMDLMVICLILFLLLYPYALWLSQTH
- a CDS encoding CPBP family intramembrane glutamic endopeptidase, with amino-acid sequence MTSELASTQSSEEPVAAPPVHPRVPHFGHVLLFLVLAATMLFVAQALVVAAVGTSSHDLMALVQNQRLQLATMTIGYLLTLLACWFLFTRMWERPFLEGIQWNGATALRHAPKLIPIGFVLGWSVQAVESLITLPSSIPMDEFFKNASVVWALTVFGTLLAPMFEEIAFRGFLFPALAIAWDWTRLKRTPESYAQWRSTDTLSTEAVLISGLVSSAIFALIHAAQLGYTWAAVAVLMVVSLALTWVRVRLRSVAASALVHSCYNLSVFITLMISTGGYRHLERMAQ